GCATGGGGGATCCCAGGCCCGGATGGTGGAATGCAGACACGGCGAGCTTAAACCTCGCTGGCCTACGGGCCGTGCCGGTTCAAGTCCGGCTCCGGGCACTCCCGCGAACGGCGGGTCAAAGACAGGCGATTGACTGAATATTCAACGAGGAGGGCCGCCGGTGAATGCCGGCGGCCCTCCTCGCTTTGTTGTGTTGTCGGCGGGTGAGTGTTGCCCTAGCGCTCGACGAGCGCGAACAGGCTCTCCCAGCGGGCCACAATCTCGTCCGTGGAGAACCGCTGGATGTTCTCCCGCGCGGCCTCGCCCATCGCGTCCCGGAGGTCCTTGTCGGACATCAACGTGTCGAGATGCCGGGCGAATTCGGTGATATTGCCCGGGGGAGCGAGGAACCCGTCCTCGCCGTCCGTGATGATCTCGTGCACTCCCGGTGCGACGTCGAAGGCCACACAGGGCACGGCGGTCGCCATCGCCTCCATCGGGGCCAGCGGGAAGCCCTCACCGCGCGAACTCAGCGCGAACACCGCGCTCTCCCGCAGCGCCCCGGGGACGTCGGCGGTCCGCCCCATCCACTCCACCGACGAGGTCACCCCGAGCTCGGCCGCGAGCTTCCGCAGCGCCTCGGCCTCCTCGCCGGAGCCGTAGATCCGCAGCGTCCAGTCCGGGTGCTGCTGCGCGACCTTCGCCCACGCCTCCAGCAGCAGGTCGACGCCCTTCTCCTCGTGCAGCCGGCCGATGCTGACCACGCACTTGCGGGACCGGTCCGAGGGGACGTCGGGGAAGAACGGCAGCGGGTTCGGCATGAAGCCGACGTTGTCCATCCGCTGCCGGATCCAGCGGTCGGCGTCCTCGCGGGTGAGCGTCAGCATCCGGTCGACGTCCGCGTAAAACCGCTTGACCCGGCCGAAGCGGGAGGACTTACGGCAGGTTTCGAACGATTCGTGGCTCATTCCGATCACGGTCAGGCCGGCGGTGTCGGCCAGCGCGACCCACTCCATCGCCCACACCTGGGTGACGATCACGATCCCGCCCGGCTTCGCCGCCCGGAACAGCGCGCTCATCTTGGCCGCCTGCTGCTGCATCCCCGCCTCACGGGCGGCCCGGCGGCGCTGCTCGGCGACGTTGAGCCGGTCCTTGAGGCCGCGTACGGGGCGCACCGATGGCGGGTGCTCGGAGTAGAGGGTGGTGGTCCGGAAGGGCAGGTCGTCGGCCAGCTCGTGGACCCGCCCCTCGGGCGGCGGCACGATGCCGACGATGTGCACCCGGTGGCCCCGCTCGCTGAACAGGCGCGCCATCTGGTGCGACCAACTGGTGATGCCGCCCATCTCGTTGACGCTGTTGGAGACGAAGAAGATGTCCCGCGGCTCGGCTGCGTACGGCTTGGTCATCAACGGCTCCACTGCGCAAAGAACTGGTCGACGATGCTCCGGGCGGCGTCGCCCCGGTCGTATTCTCCGAACTTGGCGACGAATTCCTTACGGCTCTTGGCGTAATCGAGCGGCTGGGACTCGAACGACTTGATCGCCTCGTGGAATTCGTCCTCGGTGCGGACCACCGGGCCCGGCGCGTGCTCCAGCAGATCGAAGTACGTGCCGCGGCCCTCGTGGACGTATTCGTCGTAGTCGTAGGTGAAGAAGACCAGCGGCCGGTCGAGCAGCGCATAGTCGAACATCACCGACGAATAGTCCGTGATCAGCCCGTCGGCCAGCGCCAGGATCGGCGTCACGTCGTGCCGCGCGGAGACGTCGATGACCCGGCCCTGCACGGTCGGCGGCAGCACCACGTGATTGAGGTAGTGCGAGCGCACCAGGAGGACATAGCGGTCGCCGAACCGGTCCGCGAAACGCTCCACGTCGAAGGGCAATTCGAAGCGCCCGTGCCGGCCGCCCGCCTTGCGGAACGTCGGCGCGTAAAGCAGCACGGTCTTGTCCTCGGGAATGCCCAACTCCGCGGCCAGCGGCCCGCGTTCGCGTCGGCCGAGCTCCTCCTCCCGCTCCCGGGCGCGCACCAGTGCGTCGTTGCGCGGGTAGCCCACCCGCAGCAGCGTCCGCTCCTTGAGCCGGAACGCCTTGGCGAGGGTGTGCACGTCGTGCTCGGAGCGGACCAGGAAGCGGTCGAAGCGGTCCAGGGAACGCTGCTGCTCGGCCTGCTGCTGCCGGGTCTGCGCCTTCAGCGACGGCTGGTCGAAGCCCATGTTCTTCAGCGCCGAGCCGTGCCAGGTCTGGAGGTAGGTGGTCTCCGGGCGCTTGGTGAGCTTGAGCGGGTAGCTCTGGTTGTCCACCCAGAACTCGGCCTGCGCCAGCGCCTTGAGGTACGGCAGCGACCAGCGCTTGACGAGGGTGACGTCCTTCGGGAAGTCCTTCGAGGACCCGGCGTACGACCAGATCGCCTCGAAGTCCAGGCCCTGGCGGCGCATCTCCTCGTAGATGGCGCGGGGGCTGTCGCTGTACTGCTTGCCCAGGTGGCTCTCGAAGACGACCGTGCGCTTCTTGATCGGGAGCCGGCTGAACACCTCGTGGTAGGCGCGCAGCTTGTTGTCGCCCGACGTGACCTTCTT
The sequence above is a segment of the Streptomyces lydicus genome. Coding sequences within it:
- a CDS encoding glycosyltransferase, which produces MTKPYAAEPRDIFFVSNSVNEMGGITSWSHQMARLFSERGHRVHIVGIVPPPEGRVHELADDLPFRTTTLYSEHPPSVRPVRGLKDRLNVAEQRRRAAREAGMQQQAAKMSALFRAAKPGGIVIVTQVWAMEWVALADTAGLTVIGMSHESFETCRKSSRFGRVKRFYADVDRMLTLTREDADRWIRQRMDNVGFMPNPLPFFPDVPSDRSRKCVVSIGRLHEEKGVDLLLEAWAKVAQQHPDWTLRIYGSGEEAEALRKLAAELGVTSSVEWMGRTADVPGALRESAVFALSSRGEGFPLAPMEAMATAVPCVAFDVAPGVHEIITDGEDGFLAPPGNITEFARHLDTLMSDKDLRDAMGEAARENIQRFSTDEIVARWESLFALVER